Proteins from a genomic interval of Phenylobacterium sp. LH3H17:
- a CDS encoding nuclear transport factor 2 family protein: protein MSTQDIANDLVALCKDGEFDAAGEKYWADDVVSYEAMPGDMAEVRGKDGVRGKGEWWTANHEVHSSEVEGPYVNGDQFAVRFRMDLTQKASGERMTMDEVGVYTVADGKIVEERFFY, encoded by the coding sequence ATGAGCACCCAAGACATCGCCAACGACCTGGTCGCGCTCTGCAAGGACGGCGAGTTCGACGCGGCCGGCGAGAAGTACTGGGCCGACGACGTGGTGAGCTACGAGGCGATGCCCGGGGACATGGCCGAGGTCCGCGGCAAGGACGGCGTGCGCGGCAAGGGCGAGTGGTGGACCGCCAACCACGAGGTGCATTCCTCGGAGGTCGAGGGGCCATACGTCAACGGCGACCAGTTCGCGGTCCGCTTCAGGATGGACCTGACCCAGAAGGCCAGCGGCGAACGCATGACCATGGACGAGGTCGGGGTCTACACTGTCGCCGACGGCAAGATCGTCGAGGAGCGGTTCTTCTACTGA
- a CDS encoding DUF1993 family protein, whose translation MAISLYDATVVSFLQTLGGVSGFLERGLAHCQDNGIDPQEIVDARLFPDMAPFAFQVFSVAHHSRGAMEAVKAGVFSPAAPTTPLSYADLQKLVADAIAALTALTPAEVDALEGRDMAFQFGERRMPFTVEGFLLSFSMPNLHFHATTAYDILRTKGVPIGKRDYMGKLRLKA comes from the coding sequence ATGGCGATTTCACTCTACGACGCGACCGTCGTCTCATTCCTGCAGACCCTGGGCGGGGTTTCCGGCTTCCTCGAGCGCGGGCTGGCCCACTGCCAGGACAACGGGATCGATCCGCAGGAGATCGTCGACGCTCGCCTGTTCCCGGACATGGCGCCGTTTGCGTTCCAGGTCTTTTCCGTCGCCCACCATTCGCGAGGCGCCATGGAAGCCGTGAAGGCCGGTGTGTTCTCGCCGGCCGCGCCGACCACGCCCTTGAGCTACGCCGATCTGCAAAAGCTGGTCGCCGACGCGATCGCCGCGCTTACGGCGCTGACGCCGGCGGAGGTCGACGCCCTGGAAGGCCGCGACATGGCCTTCCAGTTCGGCGAGCGACGGATGCCGTTCACGGTGGAGGGCTTCCTGCTGTCGTTCTCCATGCCCAACCTGCACTTCCACGCCACCACGGCCTACGACATCCTGCGGACGAAGGGCGTGCCGATCGGCAAGCGCGACTATATGGGCAAGCTGCGGCTCAAGGCCTGA
- a CDS encoding M20/M25/M40 family metallo-hydrolase, which translates to MSNERMAAGPIHNRRALLAGGTAAALFAPGLTFAASGDLAAIRKAAEAGYDASVKRIQDWIALPSIAAENRDMDKGADYMMALAKDAGFQHIEKVPTDGHPGVFATLDAGAKRTIGIYFMYDVKQFDPAEWSSPPLEARVVDKPGFGKVIVGRGAVNQKGPEATFLAGLHAIRAAGKKPPVNIVLVCEGEEEIGSPNFRQIVTKPNVLAALKTCEGVVIPAGWQSPSNGGVSVNLGAKGIAELELVASGAKWGRGPKTDIHSSEKARVDSPAWRLVQALQTLVTPDGNTPAVDGYFERVRPLTAREKELLAMAAQQLNEADAKKALGVDHWIDDLAWDKTLERLASQPTINIEGLVSGYTGPGGKTILPGRAVAKIDTRLVPNQTMADSVAKIRAHLDKRGFQDIEVNVTGGYDPTETDENSRLIKAEIATYKRLGAAVTVYPRLAGSWPGAVFTSPPVSLPAGQFGLGHGSGAHAPNEYYVIESSNPKVEGLVGATMSYVDFLYEIAAIR; encoded by the coding sequence GGCCGGGTACGACGCCTCGGTCAAGCGCATCCAGGACTGGATCGCCCTGCCCTCCATCGCCGCGGAGAACCGCGACATGGACAAGGGCGCCGACTACATGATGGCCCTGGCCAAGGACGCCGGCTTCCAGCACATCGAGAAGGTCCCCACCGACGGCCACCCCGGCGTCTTCGCCACCCTGGACGCGGGCGCCAAGCGCACCATCGGCATCTACTTCATGTACGACGTGAAGCAGTTCGACCCGGCGGAGTGGAGCTCCCCGCCGCTTGAGGCGCGGGTCGTCGACAAGCCGGGCTTCGGCAAGGTGATCGTCGGCCGCGGGGCGGTGAACCAGAAGGGGCCGGAGGCCACCTTCCTGGCCGGGCTGCACGCCATCCGCGCCGCGGGCAAGAAGCCGCCGGTCAACATCGTCCTGGTCTGCGAAGGCGAGGAGGAGATCGGCAGCCCGAACTTCCGCCAGATCGTCACCAAGCCCAACGTCCTGGCCGCGCTGAAGACGTGCGAGGGCGTGGTCATCCCGGCCGGTTGGCAGAGCCCCAGCAATGGCGGGGTCAGCGTCAATCTGGGCGCCAAGGGCATAGCCGAGCTCGAACTGGTCGCCAGCGGGGCGAAGTGGGGCCGCGGGCCCAAGACCGACATCCACTCCAGCGAGAAGGCCCGGGTGGACAGCCCGGCCTGGCGGCTGGTCCAGGCCCTGCAGACCCTGGTCACGCCCGACGGGAATACTCCGGCGGTGGACGGCTATTTCGAGAGGGTCCGGCCGCTCACCGCGCGCGAGAAGGAGCTGCTGGCCATGGCGGCCCAGCAGCTCAACGAGGCCGACGCAAAGAAGGCGCTGGGGGTCGACCACTGGATCGACGACCTGGCCTGGGACAAGACCCTGGAGCGCCTGGCCTCCCAGCCGACCATCAATATCGAGGGGCTGGTCTCCGGCTATACGGGCCCCGGCGGCAAGACCATCCTGCCCGGCCGGGCGGTGGCCAAGATCGACACCCGCCTGGTGCCGAACCAGACCATGGCCGACTCCGTGGCCAAGATCCGCGCCCACCTGGACAAGCGCGGCTTCCAGGACATCGAGGTCAATGTCACGGGCGGCTACGACCCCACCGAGACCGACGAGAACAGCCGCCTGATCAAGGCCGAGATCGCCACCTACAAGCGCCTGGGCGCGGCGGTGACCGTCTATCCGCGGCTGGCGGGCTCCTGGCCGGGGGCGGTCTTCACCTCACCGCCCGTCAGCCTTCCCGCCGGCCAGTTCGGCCTGGGCCACGGCAGCGGCGCACACGCGCCCAACGAGTACTACGTGATCGAGTCCAGCAATCCCAAGGTCGAGGGCCTGGTCGGCGCGACCATGAGCTATGTGGACTTCCTCTACGAGATCGCGGCGATCAGGTAG